A DNA window from Fragaria vesca subsp. vesca linkage group LG3, FraVesHawaii_1.0, whole genome shotgun sequence contains the following coding sequences:
- the LOC101310007 gene encoding molybdenum cofactor sulfurase-like gives MDATKEEFLREFGEDYGYPNGPKSIDEIRATEFKRLDGNVYLDHAGATLYSELQLEAIFKDLNANVYGNPHSQSDTSSATSDIVREARQQVLDYCKASPKEYSCIFTSGATAALKLVGEAFPWSSQSCFTYMTENHNSVLGIREYALGQGAAAFAIDIEEHVNHGVSGGNVPSMRVLHHEVQRRNKARSMEKEPKGGSYNLFAFPSECNFSGLRFNLDLVKIIKEDPKTILESSPFCNGHWMVLIDAAKGCATEPPDLSLYPADFVVISFYKLFGYPTGLGALIARNDAARVLKKTYFSGGTVSASIADIDFVKRRQNVEELFEDGTISYLSIASIQHGFKILNSLTISAISRHTASLALYVRKKLLALKHENGAKVCTLYGMSKALCHGLGPTISFNLKRMNGTWYGYREVEKLASLSGIQLRTGCFCNPGACAKYLGLSHLELLSNIEAGHVCWDDNDIIHGKPTGAVRVSFGYMSTFEDAKKFIDFVTSSFVALSHGTGNGYQIKQGPESRLAAGSFCLKSVTIYPIKSCAGFNVESWPLNSSGLRHDREWVLTSLSGEILTQKKVPEMCFISTFIDLNKGILFVESPRCQVRLPINFMSNSFNGGREEITLHGQRYEVQAYEKEINVWFSNAIGRPCTLLRCFSSKYNLGLNKSKSTDICRRMESMLNFSNEAQFLLISEESVSDLDSRLKTNVQKAAQETGGQINPMRFRPNLVVSGGEPYAEDGWRNLKIGNMYFTSLGGCNRCQMINIVHEAGQVRKSNEPLSTLASYRRDKGKILFGILLKYEKSIGGWDGDEKDDDDLWLRVGQDVHPNIV, from the exons ATAGTCAAAGTGATACCAGTTCTGCCACAAGTGACATTGTGAGGGAAGCTCGCCAACAG GTCCTCGACTACTGCAAAGCATCCCCGAAAGAATACAGCTGCATATTCACTTCTGGGGCAACAGCTGCCCTGAAGCTAGTAGGGGAGGCCTTTCCTTGGAGCTCTCAGAGCTGTTTTACATACATGACAGAGAATCACAATAGTGTTCTTGGGATTAGAGA ATATGCTCTTGGTCAAGGCGCTGCAGCCTTTGCAATAGATATTGAAGAGCATGTGAATCATGGAGTATCAGGTGGTAATGTACCATCCATGAGGGTCTTGCATCATGAAGTACAGCGAAGAAATAAAGCTAGATCTATGGAGAAGGAGCCAAAAG GTGGCTCATATAACTTATTCGCTTTCCCATCTGAGTGTAATTTCTCAGGATTGCGATTCAACCTTGACTTGGTGAAGATAATCAAAGAAGATCCAAAAACAATTTTGGAAAGCTCTCCATTTTGCAA TGGCCACTGGATGGTCTTGATTGATGCTGCAAAAGGATGTGCCACAGAACCACCAGATCTATCATTATATCCAGCAGATTTTGTTGTTATATCTTTCTATAAG CTATTTGGTTATCCAACTGGACTCGGCGCCCTCATTGCTCGAAATG ATGCTGCTAGAGTACTGAAGAAAACTTACTTCAGTGGAG GTACTGTTTCTGCCTCGATTGCTGACATCGACTTTGTGAAAAGAAGACAAAATGTGGAAGAGCTGTTTGAGGATGGCACCATTTCATACCTGAGCATAGCATCTATTCAACATGGGTTTAAAATTCTGAACTCACTGACTATATCTGCTATATCTCG GCATACAGCATCACTTGCCTTGTATGTAAGGAAGAAGCTCCTGGCTTTGAAACATGAAAATGGAGCCAAGGTTTGCACACTTTATGGCATGTCAAAG GCATTATGTCATGGCCTTGGTCCAACAATCTCATTCAACTTGAAAAGGATGAATGGCACTTGGTACGGATACCGTGAAGTTGAAAAGCTGGCATCTTTATCTGGAATTCAGTTACGG ACAGGATGCTTTTGCAATCCCGGTGCATGTGCGAAATACCTAGGCTTGTCTCACCTGGAACTTCTCTCAAACATTGAG GCTGGCCATGTTTGCTGGGATGACAATGACATTATTCATGGAAAACCTACCGGAGCTGTGAGAGTATCCTTTGGTTATATGTCAACATTTGAAGATGCAAAG AAATTTATTGATTTTGTGACAAGTTCCTTTGTAGCATTATCACATGGGACTGGAAATGGGTATCAAATAAAGCAAG GTCCTGAAAGCAGATTAGCAGCAGGAAGTTTCTGTTTGAAATCTGTTACTATCTACCCAATAAAATCATGTGCAGGATTCAATGTGGAAAGTTGGCCTCTGAACAGTTCTG GTCTGCGTCATGATCGGGAATGGGTTCTTACAAGCCTAAGTGGTGAAATCCTTACACAAAAGAAG GTCCCTGAAATGTGCTTCATAAGTACTTTTATTGACCTCAATAAGGGAATATTGTTTGTAGAGTCACCCCGATGCCAAGTGAGACTACCCATCAACTTTATGTCAAACTCATTTAATGGTGGGAGAGAAGAGATTACTTTACATGGCCAAAG ATATGAAGTACAGGCTTACGAAAAGGAAATCAACGTATGGTTTAGCAATGCCATTGGTCGTCCATGCACATTATTACGGTGTTTTAGCTCAAAATACAATCTTGGCTTGAATAAGAGCAAAAGTACGGACATATGCAGAAGGATGGAGAGCATGTTGAATTTTTCTAATGAAGCTCAGTTCTTATTAATATCGGAGGAAAGCGTGTCTGACCTCGACAGCAGACTAAAAACAA ATGTACAAAAGGCTGCTCAAGAAACAGGAGGCCAAATCAATCCAATGAGATTTCGGCCCAACCTCGTTGTATCTGGTGGTGAACCATATGCCGAAGATGGATGGAGAAACCTTAAAATTGGGAATATGTATTTCACA TCTTTGGGTGGATGCAACCGTTGTCAGATGATTAACATTGTTCATGAAGCTGGACAAGTGCGGAAGTCGAATGAACCTTTGTCAACTCTAGCATCATATAGGAGAGACAAG GGAAAGATCTTGTTTGGGATACTGCTGAAATACGAAAAAAGCATTGGAGGGTGGGATGGTGACGAGAAAGATGATGATGATTTGTGGCTTCGAGTAGGACAAGATGTACATCCAAATATAGTTTAG
- the LOC101302627 gene encoding post-GPI attachment to proteins factor 3-like gives MLKHNWVAFFVVVLWGFRFRAIDASAGDADPHYRACLQQCEETGCVAHRCFPHCNFSSGGVSVDGPWFLQEPLYLQWKQWDCQSDCRYYCMVDREKEREAAGYGPVKYHGKWPFKRVYGIQEPASVAFSALNLAMHFHGWVSFIILLLYKLPLRRDKKVYYDYASLWHIYGFLALNSWFWSAVFHSRDVDLTEKLDYSAAVALIGYSLILAILRSFDVRHDAVRVMVAAPLLAFVTTHILYLNFYKLDYGWNMKVCVIMAVAQLLIWAVWAGITRHPSRWKLWLVVVGGGLAMLLEIYDFPPYEGFLDAHAVWHATTIPLTYIWWSFIRDDAEFLTSNQVKKLAKKAK, from the exons ATGTTGAAGCACAACTGGGTTGCTTTCTTTGTGGTGGTTTTATGGGGTTTCAGATTCAGAGCTATAGATGCCAGTGCTGGTGATGCTGATCCTCATTATAG GGCTTGTTTACAACAATGTGAAGAAACTGGATGTGTAGCGCATAGATGCTTTCCACATTGTAATTTCTCTTCAGGTGGGGTCTCTGTTGATGGGCCATGGTTCCTGCAAGAACCTCTTTATTTGCAGTGGAAACAATGGGACTGTCAGAGTGATTGCCGTTACTATTGTATGGTTGACAGAGAAAAAGAAAGAGAAGCAGCTGGTTATGGCCCGGTTAAATATCATGGTAAATGGCCCTTCAAGCGTGTTTATGGAATCCAG GAGCCTGCCTCTGTAGCTTTCTCTGCACTCAACCTTGCTATGCATTTTCATGGTTGGGTTTCATTTATCATCCTTTTATTGTATAAGTTACCATTGAGACGAGATAAGAAGGTGTATTATGACTATGCCAGTTTGTGGCATATATATGGTTTCTTAGCCTTGAACAGCTGGTTCTGGAGTGCTGTTTTCCATAGTAG AGACGTCGATTTGACCGAAAAATTAGACTACTCAGCTGCAGTGGCATTAATTGGGTACTCGCTCATTCTTGCCATACTCAGAAGTTTTGACGTGAGGCACGATGCTGTCAGAGTTATGGTTGCTGCTCCGCTGCTTGCTTTTGTAACTACCCACATATTGTATCTCAACTTCTATAAACTGGATTATG GTTGGAACATGAAAGTTTGTGTTATCATGGCGGTGGCTCAACTTCTTATTTGGGCGGTTTGGGCTGGTATCACTCGCCATCCATCTCGTTGGAAATTGTGGTTGGTAGTAGTCGGAGGTGGGCTTGCAATGCTCCTAGAAATCTATGATTTCCCACCGTATGAAGGATTTTTGGATGCTCATGCGGTCTGGCATGCCACCACCATTCCCTTAACTTACATTTGGTGGAGTTTTATCAGAGATGATGCTGAGTTCCTAACCTCTAACCAAGTAAAGAAGTTGGCTAAGAAAGCAAAATAG